In Symmachiella dynata, the following are encoded in one genomic region:
- a CDS encoding M42 family metallopeptidase: protein MDQPALEFLKALLSAPSPSGYEQPVQAVVREFADKFAAEVTTDWHGNVIAAVNPTGSPRIMLAGHCDQIGLMVKHIDDEGYVWVDPIGGWDVQMLIGQNMLIHNAAGAVPGVIARKAIHLLTPDERKQVPEMSDLWIDIGAKDKAQAEELIAIGDPVTFELGFRELQNGLATAPGMDNKVGAWVVMNALKQVAAGNPQAAVFAVSTVQEEIGLRGAKTSAYSIEPQLGIAVDVTHATDCPTVDKQKYGDIKMGSGPVVYRGPNVNPVMHEQLKSTSATSKIPAQIAGISRPAGNDANAMQINQGGMATAIVAIPNRYMHSPVEVISLDDLENAAQLIAEFCLSLTPESDFTP from the coding sequence ATGGATCAACCCGCCTTGGAGTTTCTCAAAGCGTTACTGTCCGCCCCCAGCCCTTCGGGGTATGAGCAACCGGTGCAAGCCGTGGTCCGAGAATTTGCCGACAAATTCGCGGCTGAGGTGACCACCGACTGGCATGGAAACGTCATCGCCGCTGTCAATCCGACCGGTTCGCCGCGGATCATGCTCGCCGGGCATTGCGATCAAATCGGCCTGATGGTCAAGCATATTGACGACGAAGGTTATGTCTGGGTCGACCCGATTGGCGGCTGGGATGTGCAGATGCTGATCGGCCAAAACATGCTGATCCACAATGCAGCGGGAGCGGTCCCCGGGGTTATCGCCCGCAAAGCGATTCATCTACTCACCCCCGATGAACGCAAACAAGTCCCTGAGATGTCGGACCTATGGATCGACATCGGTGCCAAGGACAAAGCCCAGGCGGAGGAATTGATCGCAATCGGTGACCCGGTGACGTTTGAATTGGGATTCCGGGAATTGCAAAACGGCTTGGCGACCGCTCCCGGCATGGACAACAAGGTCGGTGCCTGGGTGGTGATGAATGCACTCAAGCAGGTGGCCGCCGGGAATCCGCAGGCAGCGGTCTTCGCTGTTTCCACCGTTCAAGAAGAAATTGGTCTGCGTGGTGCCAAAACGAGTGCCTATTCGATTGAGCCGCAATTAGGAATTGCTGTCGACGTCACGCACGCCACCGATTGCCCGACCGTCGATAAGCAAAAATACGGCGACATCAAAATGGGCAGCGGCCCGGTGGTGTATCGCGGCCCGAACGTCAATCCGGTGATGCACGAACAACTGAAATCGACATCCGCCACGAGTAAAATTCCTGCGCAAATCGCCGGTATCTCCCGCCCCGCGGGGAACGACGCCAACGCCATGCAAATCAACCAAGGGGGCATGGCCACCGCCATTGTGGCGATTCCCAATCGGTATATGCACAGCCCGGTGGAGGTGATTTCGCTGGACGACCTAGAAAATGCCGCGCAACTCATTGCGGAATTTTGTCTGTCGCTGACGCCTGAGAGTGACTTCACGCCCTGA
- a CDS encoding zinc ribbon domain-containing protein, translating to MPNITCPQCRAEIDDDLWESTGRAECPFCGADMPELATAAPIENSVSGAEAGRISLPPLPSKSVIQIIEASPDRRVFYIPGGRAGGIGFFALVWNGFMAVFTTVMISSGLGDKPGDMPPLGLAAFLSLFWIIGLGLAYWWVKARFQRLFVMLDPGRIVIQRVLFGRKRVDETELKKTSRAELIEAYRQNNRPVYRIEIVGDNRTAKFGTSLEREEKNWFVDRINEFLHPAGTPPTGAAKFCSQCGEGLQEAQPDPVTGAVTCSACGTMVSSANIDAEGEMTEAKENAEIDTAELVQPTDVIIDEQRGDHLKFHLPICSHATLSWIVAGMAFLFGGIFLATSLANLVNFEKFDLIRTLFLIPFVMGGLVPISVGLFALRGRITADITSQRIKVRYHLGLIGKSKEMATDQITEVKLMTGAPSDSRIQNKSGRSHSNNIAASVVKSADHMIPLTLIHDKPTARYVTQLVRRQLREMGVEFP from the coding sequence ATGCCGAACATCACCTGCCCCCAATGCCGTGCCGAGATTGATGACGATTTGTGGGAAAGCACGGGACGGGCCGAATGTCCGTTTTGCGGGGCAGACATGCCGGAATTGGCAACCGCTGCTCCTATTGAAAACAGCGTCTCCGGTGCAGAAGCTGGGCGGATTTCTCTGCCGCCGTTGCCGTCAAAAAGTGTGATTCAAATCATCGAAGCCTCGCCCGACCGCCGCGTGTTTTACATACCTGGCGGCCGAGCGGGGGGCATCGGTTTTTTTGCGTTGGTCTGGAACGGCTTTATGGCGGTGTTTACGACGGTGATGATATCGTCGGGGCTGGGTGACAAACCGGGTGACATGCCCCCGCTAGGTCTTGCCGCCTTTCTCAGTCTGTTTTGGATCATCGGACTTGGCCTTGCGTATTGGTGGGTCAAAGCCAGATTCCAAAGACTGTTCGTGATGCTCGATCCGGGACGGATCGTAATCCAACGCGTTTTATTTGGCCGCAAGCGGGTCGATGAAACGGAGCTAAAGAAGACCTCGCGGGCCGAATTGATTGAGGCTTACCGACAAAACAACCGTCCGGTGTATCGCATCGAAATCGTCGGCGATAACCGCACAGCTAAGTTTGGCACATCGTTGGAACGGGAGGAGAAGAACTGGTTCGTCGACCGCATCAACGAGTTTTTGCACCCTGCTGGGACACCGCCGACCGGTGCTGCCAAATTCTGTTCTCAATGCGGTGAAGGTCTCCAGGAGGCCCAACCCGATCCCGTGACCGGAGCGGTGACTTGTTCTGCTTGCGGCACCATGGTTTCCAGCGCGAACATCGACGCTGAAGGGGAAATGACCGAGGCCAAAGAGAATGCGGAGATCGACACAGCCGAACTTGTTCAACCAACCGACGTGATCATCGATGAACAACGCGGAGATCATTTAAAGTTTCATCTCCCGATTTGTTCGCACGCAACGCTGTCCTGGATCGTGGCCGGCATGGCGTTTTTGTTTGGTGGTATTTTTCTGGCAACCAGCTTGGCGAATTTGGTCAATTTTGAAAAATTCGATCTGATAAGAACGTTGTTCCTCATTCCGTTTGTGATGGGCGGACTGGTGCCGATCAGCGTGGGCCTCTTCGCACTGCGTGGCCGCATTACGGCCGATATTACATCGCAGCGGATCAAAGTCCGCTATCATTTGGGGCTAATCGGAAAATCCAAAGAGATGGCGACCGACCAAATCACCGAAGTGAAACTCATGACCGGCGCGCCCTCCGATTCCCGCATCCAGAACAAATCAGGCCGGTCGCACAGCAATAACATCGCTGCCAGCGTCGTCAAATCAGCCGACCACATGATCCCGCTCACCCTGATCCACGACAAACCAACCGCCCGCTACGTCACGCAACTGGTACGACGCCAATTGCGAGAAATGGGTGTCGAGTTCCCGTAG
- a CDS encoding MATE family efflux transporter has protein sequence MDEPKGERERSPVLTGPVGRAVMVLALPVLVEQLLSFSVGMVDTYLASMSTNATTAVGSAAYVGWLASLIISFVGTGTTALVARHWGAGEHDAANRIANRSMAMAACMGLLVFVFVFFAAPAFAMLQQMEGETYDIVVRYLRLDGLGLIFASITLVGSAALRGAGNMRTPMKILGIVNVLNVIVSATLVYGLGPIPTLGVDGIVIGTVVARTSGGLLMIWVLFRGNSGLQLHRHEIHLKGLEVTRIMRIGLPAASEGIIMWAGNLLFLMIISRLSLEGFSKPFYAAHIIGIRVEALTYLPAVAWGHAAATMIGQALGAGDAQRARRAGQMAVLQCSLLAAGLMAFYYFGAEWIYTLMTKDVAVRAIGIPAFQFMALFQVPLVLSIVYVLALHGAGETRYPLIFTIIGVLFIRVPLGYLCGIVLHGGLIGAWVGMNVDVTIRAILLFIRFRWGDWQGTRV, from the coding sequence ATGGATGAACCCAAGGGGGAACGTGAGCGGAGTCCCGTTTTGACGGGGCCGGTGGGTAGAGCGGTGATGGTGCTGGCGCTGCCGGTGCTGGTTGAGCAGTTGCTTAGTTTCAGCGTGGGGATGGTTGATACCTATCTCGCCAGTATGAGCACCAATGCCACCACGGCGGTCGGGTCGGCGGCTTATGTAGGGTGGTTGGCGTCGTTGATCATTTCGTTTGTGGGCACCGGTACCACGGCGCTGGTTGCGCGGCATTGGGGGGCGGGTGAACACGACGCGGCCAATCGCATTGCCAACCGCTCGATGGCCATGGCGGCCTGCATGGGACTGTTGGTCTTCGTGTTTGTTTTTTTTGCGGCACCGGCGTTTGCAATGCTGCAACAGATGGAGGGCGAGACCTATGACATCGTGGTCCGCTACCTACGGCTTGACGGTCTGGGGTTGATCTTTGCCAGCATCACGCTGGTCGGCTCCGCTGCACTCCGCGGGGCGGGTAATATGCGGACACCGATGAAAATTCTGGGCATCGTGAATGTGCTGAACGTTATTGTCTCGGCCACATTGGTTTACGGCCTCGGTCCGATTCCAACGCTGGGCGTCGATGGCATTGTGATCGGAACGGTCGTGGCCCGCACAAGCGGGGGCTTGTTGATGATCTGGGTGTTGTTTCGCGGCAACAGCGGGTTACAACTGCACCGCCACGAAATTCACCTCAAAGGCTTGGAAGTCACCCGCATCATGCGGATCGGTCTGCCGGCTGCCTCGGAGGGGATCATCATGTGGGCGGGAAATCTGTTGTTCCTGATGATCATTTCACGGCTCAGCCTCGAAGGATTTAGCAAACCATTTTATGCGGCGCATATCATTGGTATTCGCGTCGAGGCGCTCACGTATCTGCCGGCGGTTGCTTGGGGACATGCGGCAGCAACGATGATCGGACAGGCACTCGGCGCGGGTGATGCCCAGCGCGCGCGACGAGCGGGGCAAATGGCGGTCCTGCAATGCAGTCTGCTGGCAGCCGGGTTGATGGCGTTTTACTACTTCGGGGCGGAGTGGATTTATACGTTGATGACCAAAGATGTCGCCGTCCGCGCCATCGGCATACCCGCATTTCAGTTTATGGCGCTGTTCCAAGTGCCGTTGGTATTGTCGATCGTCTACGTCTTGGCGCTGCACGGCGCAGGGGAGACGCGGTATCCGTTGATCTTTACAATCATCGGCGTGCTGTTCATCCGCGTGCCGCTGGGGTATTTGTGCGGCATCGTCCTGCACGGGGGACTGATCGGTGCCTGGGTCGGCATGAATGTCGACGTCACCATCCGCGCGATTCTGTTGTTCATCCGCTTCCGCTGGGGCGATTGGCAAGGCACTCGTGTGTAA
- a CDS encoding WD40 repeat domain-containing protein: MKTYLCAMFRQQVWVLLLAVLVSVSITGCGGADEDATTTPATESSSNNQAPLPAKADASSDAEPSPPAGEPFEPLELLSTMVLQEYSLGAFTFAPDSTTFVTGGGEPKVWRIGDEEPLHIFEGLYPLTGTIVEADTLAISANGKLLAIGGGDGLVHLFDFENNELLHSIEANEAGIVSVAFSQDGKRLVSSGYDGLVKTWDTETAEPLAVINTESQKAVRSDITPDGKTVLSAGDEVFLWNAESGDQLGALGLSEPRAVFVREAKFTADGKQVVTADLTVDFENAALVWAVDTRKIIATLKHEFGVGAVSFSPDGKLLATGDMDTQAQIWDIAAQKSLQTIIEEGNTVDEVAWSPDGKLLAIVSDGTIRFYGRPGTIKTSAAKPQDSSTEPPLEADTVGVPTDEPETPAPPTVKLPEAATMEQLVAMLDLKKFPRIEGGDYQTTEKNNIGYLAPLTIPEAREFYREKLSAAGWQEREQSVAALDTDQSWLRIYEKEGYLLRLYFNTLGDSVEGQKTSVEFLHMGNIDTRKLPAPAGGEATFETPEFTSYTTDIDPDEALENCRRQITALGWKEESVQKSNFGAAITFVQNAITLTARIQPGTGGQTLVMYDVAAHAK, from the coding sequence ATGAAGACGTATCTTTGTGCGATGTTTCGTCAACAGGTTTGGGTGTTGTTGCTCGCGGTGCTCGTTTCAGTGAGCATCACCGGTTGCGGCGGCGCTGACGAGGACGCGACGACGACACCGGCGACTGAGAGTTCGTCCAACAACCAGGCTCCGCTGCCAGCCAAAGCCGATGCGTCAAGCGACGCAGAACCTTCCCCACCGGCAGGAGAGCCTTTTGAACCGTTGGAACTTCTCAGCACCATGGTCCTGCAGGAATATAGTCTTGGCGCGTTCACCTTTGCGCCGGATAGTACAACGTTTGTGACCGGTGGCGGAGAGCCTAAGGTTTGGAGAATTGGTGACGAAGAGCCGCTACATATCTTTGAGGGTCTGTACCCGCTCACCGGCACAATCGTCGAGGCCGACACATTGGCGATTTCTGCCAACGGCAAGTTGTTGGCGATCGGCGGCGGTGACGGACTGGTGCACCTATTTGATTTTGAAAACAACGAATTATTGCACTCGATCGAGGCGAATGAGGCCGGGATTGTTTCGGTCGCCTTTTCGCAGGATGGGAAGAGACTGGTCTCCTCCGGCTACGATGGGCTCGTCAAGACCTGGGATACGGAAACAGCTGAACCGCTGGCGGTGATCAATACGGAATCACAAAAAGCGGTCCGGTCCGACATCACACCGGACGGCAAAACCGTACTCTCGGCGGGGGATGAAGTCTTCTTGTGGAATGCCGAATCGGGTGATCAGCTCGGCGCGTTGGGACTGTCGGAGCCGCGGGCCGTTTTTGTCCGCGAAGCCAAATTCACAGCAGATGGCAAGCAGGTCGTGACGGCCGACTTAACCGTCGATTTTGAAAACGCCGCCCTGGTGTGGGCGGTCGACACGCGCAAAATCATCGCCACGTTGAAACATGAATTCGGCGTCGGAGCGGTCAGCTTTTCTCCTGATGGAAAATTGTTGGCGACCGGTGATATGGACACCCAAGCGCAGATTTGGGACATTGCCGCTCAAAAATCACTGCAGACAATTATCGAAGAAGGAAACACCGTCGACGAGGTCGCTTGGTCGCCCGACGGTAAGTTGCTAGCGATCGTCAGCGACGGAACGATTCGCTTCTACGGTCGCCCCGGCACGATCAAAACATCCGCCGCCAAACCACAGGATTCATCCACCGAACCACCGCTCGAAGCGGACACAGTCGGGGTACCGACAGACGAGCCTGAGACTCCCGCCCCGCCGACGGTGAAACTGCCCGAGGCGGCCACGATGGAGCAACTTGTGGCCATGCTCGACTTAAAGAAATTTCCCCGCATCGAAGGGGGAGACTATCAAACGACAGAGAAAAACAACATCGGCTACCTCGCCCCGCTGACGATTCCTGAGGCCCGAGAATTCTATCGCGAAAAACTCTCCGCAGCGGGTTGGCAAGAACGCGAACAGTCTGTCGCAGCGCTCGACACGGATCAATCCTGGCTGCGGATTTACGAAAAAGAGGGGTATCTCCTGCGGCTGTACTTCAACACATTGGGCGATTCGGTGGAGGGGCAAAAAACATCCGTCGAGTTCCTGCACATGGGCAACATCGACACCCGCAAGCTCCCCGCCCCGGCGGGAGGCGAAGCTACGTTTGAAACACCCGAGTTCACCTCCTACACCACCGACATCGACCCGGACGAGGCCCTCGAAAATTGTCGCCGCCAGATCACGGCACTGGGTTGGAAGGAAGAGAGCGTCCAGAAATCAAATTTCGGCGCTGCGATCACGTTCGTTCAAAACGCCATCACACTCACCGCCCGCATCCAACCGGGAACCGGAGGCCAAACACTGGTGATGTACGACGTCGCAGCGCATGCCAAATGA
- a CDS encoding peptidase domain-containing ABC transporter, whose amino-acid sequence MNVDQLETCLRNCSCFSLLSDEELAAIRDQADIRHYKLGQVVFRQGDVGDRMYVVYSGKVRVLHEENGDELPLNTLFDGDHFGEMSLVSNAPRNATIRSAADSTLISIPAEAVQSLLEKNGELRQYFDRYADRLQLWNFVKVVGQLGTQLKPPQLRELVDQFQSQDFPAEESILTAGEVPEHFYLIQSGRVNVVKEGEVQTTLTSGDTFGGSALVERPPVGSYFTFQSDGPVSMLTLAAADFCRLLDDVPQVRTYFEERAAHTRADDAAEHFDTVTTQVRDAAIAKENAATSTTESEDIVEPTAPPAAMVPVTATEMPADEEVATGEHVPTPPSTGLGGFWRRYQFPYIPQHEEVDCGAASLAMITAHHGRPVGVSRLRDLAGVSTMGASLTQLIHAAHEVGYETRSLKLTADRLPKLQLPAVLFWQGYHYVVLYALNEKYAYIADPAMGKYRVTLEELETQFSGFALEVTPTAAAERIRTKPKAARRLTNLMKSNLKTLGVILAISLLLQIVGLAAPLFTKYIIDSVLMPSDAGPPDGTAPPGSLLSLNWLAAGLVIVSVFGIGMTMLRGLVAVRLSQKLDRTMLHEFYEHLLQLPTRFFKLRRTGDIVARFGDNENVRELFTAGTMTVVLDSLMVVVYFVVMFMLNARLAAVVLAFVPVFVAFTLIVSPIMKLMHRRLMEDGAAHESNLIESIGGIDMVKAMAVEEPMQKKWELLFEKYLKSQYRSEKLGETFGAIDGAIGVFSNVALLWYGLTLVQRNELTLGDFMAFNMLAGQVIGPLSSVIGLWDQLQQARVSLERLSDVLDNDPEPQPPPEERVYPKVIRGRVKFDRVFFHYGTKGAPYVLRNLSFEAAPGQRIAIVGRSGSGKTTLARLLLGLYQPTEGTITIDDWNLERIDLGTLRKQIGFVLQENLLFSGTILENIALGDDNPDRQQVEEAATLAGAHDFIRAMPLGYDMVVGEFGLTLSGGQRQRISIARALYRNPRIVVMDEATSALDSLSEREIQKNLDAILADRTSFIIAHKIATVRDADQILVLHDGAIVETGTHDELIAKRGTYYYLAAQQLNL is encoded by the coding sequence ATGAACGTCGATCAATTGGAAACCTGCTTGAGGAACTGCAGTTGCTTTTCGTTACTCTCCGACGAAGAACTGGCCGCCATCCGCGACCAAGCGGATATCCGGCACTATAAACTCGGGCAGGTTGTTTTTCGGCAAGGAGACGTGGGCGACCGGATGTACGTCGTCTACTCTGGAAAAGTCCGTGTGCTCCACGAAGAGAACGGCGACGAACTCCCCTTAAATACGCTGTTCGACGGCGATCACTTTGGCGAAATGTCATTGGTCAGCAACGCGCCGCGCAACGCCACAATTCGTTCCGCGGCCGACAGCACGCTGATCAGCATCCCGGCCGAAGCTGTGCAAAGTCTCCTGGAGAAAAACGGCGAACTGCGGCAATATTTTGACCGATATGCGGATCGGTTGCAGCTGTGGAATTTCGTCAAAGTGGTGGGACAACTCGGCACGCAACTCAAACCGCCGCAACTGCGAGAACTGGTGGATCAGTTTCAATCGCAAGACTTTCCCGCAGAAGAGTCGATCCTCACCGCTGGGGAAGTTCCCGAACATTTCTATTTGATTCAATCGGGCCGTGTGAACGTCGTCAAAGAAGGGGAAGTCCAGACAACGTTGACGTCGGGAGATACCTTCGGCGGCAGCGCGTTGGTCGAGCGGCCGCCGGTGGGCAGCTATTTCACATTTCAATCAGACGGACCGGTCTCGATGCTAACGTTGGCCGCTGCCGACTTTTGCCGACTGCTGGACGATGTGCCGCAGGTACGGACCTACTTCGAAGAGCGCGCCGCACATACCCGCGCGGATGACGCGGCCGAACACTTTGACACGGTGACCACTCAGGTGCGGGATGCAGCGATCGCCAAGGAAAATGCTGCGACATCCACCACCGAATCGGAGGACATCGTCGAACCAACCGCCCCGCCCGCAGCGATGGTCCCGGTCACAGCGACGGAGATGCCCGCTGACGAGGAGGTTGCGACCGGTGAACATGTCCCGACTCCGCCCTCAACAGGCCTGGGCGGATTTTGGCGGCGGTACCAGTTTCCGTATATCCCCCAACACGAGGAGGTTGATTGCGGAGCCGCCTCGCTGGCCATGATCACAGCGCATCACGGACGTCCCGTCGGCGTCAGCCGGTTGCGCGACTTGGCCGGTGTGAGCACCATGGGGGCGTCGCTAACACAATTGATCCATGCCGCCCACGAAGTCGGCTACGAAACACGAAGTTTGAAGCTCACCGCGGATCGGCTGCCGAAACTGCAATTGCCGGCCGTCCTCTTTTGGCAGGGCTACCACTACGTGGTGCTGTACGCATTGAATGAGAAATATGCGTACATTGCCGACCCCGCGATGGGCAAGTACCGGGTCACGCTGGAAGAGCTGGAAACGCAATTCAGCGGCTTCGCGCTGGAGGTGACTCCCACGGCAGCCGCGGAGCGAATTCGCACCAAGCCCAAAGCTGCGCGGCGGTTAACCAACTTAATGAAGAGCAACTTGAAGACGCTGGGTGTGATCCTGGCGATATCATTGTTATTGCAAATCGTTGGTCTGGCTGCGCCGTTATTCACGAAATACATCATCGATTCGGTACTGATGCCCTCCGATGCCGGTCCCCCAGACGGCACCGCGCCTCCTGGAAGTCTGCTGTCACTAAATTGGCTGGCAGCGGGGTTGGTAATAGTTTCCGTATTTGGGATCGGCATGACGATGTTGCGGGGCCTAGTCGCCGTCCGCTTGAGCCAAAAACTCGACCGCACCATGTTGCACGAGTTTTACGAACATTTGCTGCAGCTACCCACGCGGTTTTTCAAGCTGCGGCGGACGGGCGATATCGTGGCCCGCTTTGGCGATAACGAAAATGTGCGCGAGCTATTCACCGCCGGCACCATGACGGTTGTGCTCGATTCGTTGATGGTGGTTGTTTATTTCGTGGTGATGTTCATGCTCAATGCCCGTTTGGCGGCCGTGGTCTTAGCATTCGTCCCCGTCTTCGTGGCCTTCACTTTAATCGTCAGCCCGATCATGAAGTTAATGCATCGCCGGTTGATGGAAGACGGGGCCGCCCATGAATCCAACCTCATCGAAAGCATCGGTGGGATCGACATGGTCAAAGCCATGGCTGTCGAAGAGCCGATGCAGAAAAAATGGGAGCTCCTGTTTGAGAAATACTTGAAATCGCAGTATCGCAGCGAAAAACTAGGAGAAACTTTCGGCGCAATCGACGGCGCCATTGGTGTGTTCAGTAACGTGGCGCTGCTGTGGTATGGACTGACATTGGTCCAGCGCAATGAATTGACTTTGGGCGATTTCATGGCCTTCAACATGCTGGCCGGACAAGTTATCGGACCGCTCTCGAGTGTCATCGGACTGTGGGATCAACTGCAACAAGCTCGCGTCTCCTTGGAGCGGTTGAGCGACGTACTCGACAACGACCCCGAACCGCAGCCGCCGCCGGAAGAACGCGTCTATCCCAAAGTCATTCGGGGTCGCGTCAAATTCGACCGCGTCTTTTTCCACTACGGCACCAAAGGGGCGCCGTATGTATTGCGAAACCTGTCCTTCGAAGCAGCGCCGGGACAACGCATCGCCATCGTCGGGCGCAGCGGCTCGGGCAAAACAACCCTGGCCCGCTTGCTCTTGGGGCTGTATCAACCGACCGAAGGGACGATCACCATCGATGATTGGAACCTGGAACGGATCGACTTGGGCACATTGAGAAAGCAGATCGGGTTCGTGCTGCAAGAAAACCTGCTGTTCAGCGGCACGATTCTGGAAAACATTGCCTTAGGCGATGACAACCCAGACCGGCAGCAAGTGGAGGAAGCAGCCACGTTGGCCGGGGCGCACGATTTTATCCGCGCGATGCCGCTGGGCTACGACATGGTCGTTGGCGAGTTCGGCTTAACGCTTTCCGGCGGGCAACGTCAGCGGATCAGCATCGCGCGGGCCTTGTATCGCAATCCGCGAATTGTGGTGATGGACGAAGCGACCAGCGCGCTGGACAGTTTGAGCGAACGCGAGATCCAAAAAAACCTCGACGCGATTTTGGCCGACCGCACCTCGTTCATCATCGCGCACAAAATCGCCACCGTCCGCGACGCCGACCAAATCCTCGTACTGCACGACGGGGCGATCGTTGAAACGGGAACGCACGACGAACTGATCGCCAAACGCGGCACCTATTACTACTTGGCAGCGCAGCAACTCAATTTGTAA
- a CDS encoding Gfo/Idh/MocA family protein has product MRHHSTSRRDFLKSSTGVAAAGIAAPYLWTSAVFAADGPNERINVAAIGVGGRGSGNGRRAAGLGNMVACCDVDSQHAERFAAGIDGNCATYTDYRKLLDRKDIDAVTVGTPDHWHVKISIDAMRAGKDVYCEKPLTLTIDEGKQICRVVKETGKVFQVGTQQRSENEQRFLKAVAIARSGRLGDKLHALSSVGEASSGGPFQVTKPPANLDWEMWQGQAPETGYMAERTHHNFRWWQEYSGGQVTDWGVHHTDIALWALGLDETGPTKISGKGTFNKQKDCYNVAKSFDCLMDFEGGHQIQLTSGGNELVITGDKGKIRVNRGGLTGKPVDEIAASKEETDWLNGEVEKLYRNMRIAGHMQNFFDCIKSRELPISDVYTHHRSVSACHLANIAMILDRELTWDPQKEDFVGDAEATSMLSREQRKPYTIDA; this is encoded by the coding sequence GTGCGCCACCATTCGACATCCCGCCGTGACTTCTTAAAAAGTTCTACAGGAGTTGCCGCTGCAGGCATCGCGGCTCCTTATCTTTGGACCAGCGCTGTTTTTGCCGCCGACGGTCCAAACGAACGCATCAATGTGGCTGCGATTGGCGTGGGTGGACGGGGATCGGGAAACGGACGGAGAGCGGCTGGATTGGGAAACATGGTTGCGTGTTGCGATGTCGATAGCCAGCATGCGGAGAGGTTCGCCGCGGGGATCGACGGGAACTGCGCGACCTATACTGATTACCGCAAACTGTTGGATCGCAAAGACATTGATGCGGTGACGGTCGGCACTCCCGATCATTGGCACGTAAAAATCTCCATCGACGCCATGCGTGCCGGTAAGGATGTCTATTGCGAAAAACCACTGACGCTCACGATCGACGAAGGCAAACAAATCTGCCGCGTCGTCAAAGAGACCGGTAAGGTCTTCCAGGTCGGTACGCAACAACGCAGTGAAAATGAGCAACGCTTTCTCAAAGCGGTCGCGATTGCCCGTAGCGGTCGTTTGGGCGACAAGCTGCACGCGCTGTCTTCGGTTGGCGAAGCATCGAGCGGGGGGCCGTTTCAGGTGACCAAACCGCCGGCGAATTTGGATTGGGAAATGTGGCAAGGCCAAGCCCCGGAAACCGGGTACATGGCAGAGCGGACGCATCACAATTTTCGGTGGTGGCAGGAATACTCCGGCGGGCAGGTCACCGACTGGGGCGTACATCACACCGACATCGCCCTGTGGGCCTTGGGATTGGATGAGACCGGCCCGACCAAGATTTCTGGAAAAGGAACATTCAATAAACAGAAGGACTGTTACAACGTCGCCAAAAGTTTTGACTGCCTGATGGACTTCGAGGGCGGACATCAAATCCAACTGACCAGTGGTGGCAACGAATTGGTCATCACCGGCGACAAGGGAAAAATCCGCGTGAATCGCGGCGGACTCACTGGGAAACCAGTCGATGAAATTGCCGCGAGCAAAGAGGAAACCGACTGGCTCAACGGCGAAGTCGAAAAACTGTACCGCAACATGCGAATCGCGGGGCACATGCAGAACTTCTTCGACTGCATCAAAAGCCGCGAACTGCCGATCTCCGACGTCTACACACACCACCGCTCGGTCAGTGCGTGCCATCTGGCCAATATTGCGATGATCCTGGACCGTGAATTGACCTGGGATCCCCAAAAAGAGGACTTCGTCGGCGACGCCGAAGCGACTTCGATGCTCAGCCGCGAGCAACGCAAACCGTATACGATTGATGCCTAA